In the Gasterosteus aculeatus unplaced genomic scaffold, fGasAcu3.hap1.1 HAP1_SCAFFOLD_127, whole genome shotgun sequence genome, TTAACGGAAATCCACTTCTGTAAGGAAAACAACACCGTCCTCccggtctctcctgcctcctcgaaTCCTTATggcttggtctgctcttctcagctcgtctccctccaacggtgtgtcttccacctttatgaaggcctccgggtcgtcacaccctgatgggtctcaggtgtgaggggaatgctctgagtttcggggcaccagcagatggagccatagttagagccatcgccggtgaacgtatctcccttccaagaccaagcctctcgtgacatcacacatccccccccctcgagaCCGACGTCCTCGTCGATGTGTAGGAGGTGTAGAAGGCGTCCCGTCTGGAGAGTGCATCCGCGTTGCTGTGGCTCTTGCCCGCCCTGTGGACAACAGAAAAATTAAAGGCTTGTAAGCTCAAGAACCACCTAGTGATCCTACGGTTTGTTTCCTTGTTCTTGGCCATCCACTGCAGAGGGGCATGATCCGACACCACCGTAAACTGTCGGCCCAGGAGGTAGAACCGTAGGGATTCCAGGGCCCAGGTAACTGCGAGGCATTCCTTTTCCACTGTGGAATAGTTCTTCTCCCTTGGAAGTAACTTCCTGCTTATGTAGAGGATTGGGTGTTCCTCCccctcacgtgtctgggcgagTACCGCACCCAGACCCACCTCTGAAGCGTCCGCCTGTACGATGAATTCCTTCCGGAAGTCTGGTGCCACCAGGACTGGACCGGAGCACAGAGCCCGCTTCAGGTGGCTGAAGGCCGCCTCCGCCGCAGGGTTCCACCTCACCATTCGGGAGTGCCGTTTGGTGGTCAGTTCTGTTAGAGGGGCTGCTATGGTGGCAAAACCCATAATAAAACGTCGGTAGTAGCCGGCTAGGcctaaaaatgtcctcacctgtTTCTTGGTGATGGGCTGTGGCCAGTCCTGTATGGCCCGCAACTTGGCTTCCTGGGGCTTGACCAAACCCCTCCCAATGGTGTACCCCAGGTAGTTTGTCTCGCTGAAAGCCAGCCTGCACTTCTTGGGGTTTGCTGTGAGCCCTGCATCTCGGATTGAATCAATCACAGCTTGTACTCTGGGTAGGTGACTGTCCCAATCGGGACTGTGTATGACCACATCATCCAAATATGCTGCCGCGTACCTCTTATGGGGAGCAAGGACCCGATCCATCAATCGCTGGAACGTGGCCGGTGCTCCGTGGAGACCAAAGGGGAGCCGGGTATACTGGTAGAGCCCCTCCTGTGTCGCAAAGGCAGTCTTCTCCTTAGACGCCGGCGTCAGGGGAACCTGCCAGTAGCCTTTTGTGAGGTCAAGCGTGGTTATGAAGCGAGCACATCCCAAGGAGTCTACCAGATCATCGACACGAGGCATTGGGTATGCGTCAAATTCAGATACTTCATTCAACTTCCGAAAATCGTTGCAAAACCGTATTGACCCGTCCGGTTTGGGAACCAGTACAATGGGACTTGCCCAGGCACTTTGAGATTCCTCGATCACTCCCAACTCCAACATCTTCCTTACCTCCTCCTGAATGGCCCCCTTATGAGCCTCCGGCACCCGGTACGGGCGCTGGTTCACCGTTTTGCCTGGCACGGTGCGTATCTCGTGCTGGGTCACTTCCGTGTGCccgggaagagaggagaaaacatcccGGTTACGGTCCACTAGTTCCCGAGCCATCTGCCGTTGATGGGGGGACAGGCTGGGACCCACCTGCACCTCTTCTCGCCCTGGTTCCTTGGACTCCGTGGGTGTTGGGCAACTGAATAGCGCCTCCCTGGCGTGCCACTTCTTTAAGAGGTTAACATGATAAATTTGCtcacgttttctttttcccgGTTGCCTTACCTTGTAATTGACCTCTCCCACCCGTTCAATGACCTCATATGGTCCTTGCCAAGTTGCCAGGAATTTACACTCCACGGTTGGCACCAGGACCAGCACTTTGTCACCCGGCTTGAACTCTCTGGGTTGAGCCGACCGGTTGTAGGAGGCTTGCTGTTGCCGTTGCGTGGTCTCCATGTGTTCCCGCATCATGGGATAGATGGCCTTCATTCTCTCCCTCATGGCCCCGACATGCTCAATCAGGGTCCGCTGTTGGCATGGCTGCTCCTCCCAGGCCTCCTTCGCAATGTCCAGCAGTCCTCTGGGTCTGTAAGAAAGCAAGAGCTCAAAGGGTGAAAAACCAGTAGAAGACTGCGGCACCTCTCTCACCGCAAACAGCAGGTACGGCAGCAGGTGATCCCAGTTGCGCCCATCTTCCCCAACGGCCTTACGTAGCATGGACTTTAGAGTTTTGTTAAACCGTTCTACTAATCCATCCGTCTGGGGGTGGTAGACTGAGGTTCTTAGTTGTTTGATCTTCAGTAGCGCACAGAGTTCCTTCATCACCCTGGACATAAACGGAGTCCCTTGGTCGGTCAATATCTCCTTTGGGATTCCAAGACTGgttgagaggagaaacagctcGTTGGCGATGTGTCGGGCCGTAGCCTTCCTCAGCGGGATGGCCTCAGGATATCGGGTTGCATAGTCCAGGATGACCAAAATATACTGATGCCCTCTGGCACTTTTTGGTAAGGGCCCTACTATGTCCAGTCCAATCCTCTCAAAGGGAGTGTCGATAATTGGTAATgggatgagcggatttctgtatgtGGGCTTTGGTGCCACTTGCTGACATTCTGGGCAACTACGACAGAAATTCTCAATCTCTTTGTGTACTCCGGGCCAAAAGAAGCGTTGCAGGATTCTCTCCTTAGTTTTCTCGACCCCTAGGTGGGCCCCTagtgggtgcgtgtgtgctaAGTGAAGTACGGTGGCTCGATAGGACTGTGGTACGAGGAGCTGTTCATGCActtcatcatttttctttaCCACCTGGTAGACTAACCCCCGACTTACTGCAAAATGTGGATAGGTAGGGTTTGTCCGATCCCCTAGCACTACTCCCTCTAACACCTGCACATTTCTCAGGGCATTTGTCAAGGTGGGATCCTGTAACTGGGCTGTACCGTACTGGCCTGTGAGCGGGGGAAGTGTGTCGATGCCCGGGATGTCTTCCTCGCTCGAGATCGGCGCACTTTCCTGAGCCATGTTGTCTTCTCCCGTGTCCGGACCCGCCTCGGTGTCAGCCTGGGCACCTGTCATTCCTGCAAGAGCACAGGCCGGAGAGCGTAATTCTGAGGGTTTCACATGAATATTATCAGGATGAGTCCTACCTCTCCGCTTCCGAGGTACTCTGCTTAGCCGCTCCTGAGTCTCCCTCCACAGCAGGTGGAAGGCTGGGAAGTCTCGTCCAATTAGGATGGGGACGGGCAAGGAATCAACCACCCCCACCTCCGTGAGTATGGTCCCCCGGGTAGTGGTCATCGTGAGTTCAACGATGgggtagtctctggtgtctccaT is a window encoding:
- the LOC120809851 gene encoding uncharacterized protein LOC120809851 isoform X2 produces the protein MSEEDTERLIQHFSRLTVGPSLDKMEEILKTLIAGQQAQMQTNLALLEEQKKANLLRAEELQLQKQMADRNVRPINASNYLSKMGATDDVEAFLHAFEATATREAWPRDQWVGLLAPFLTGEALNAVRDLGPDQATDYDALKTEILSRNGITKFGMAQRFHNWTFQPDQPPRAQMHELVRITRKWLEPQRNTAPAVVEAVVVDRYLRALPYEAKRFLSQQALTTADLTVEAVEKYQATADMLRASRREPRSMALPQTETTRPKVTNPASSRAPGGARNPLGPKEIHQERETRQCYRCGGVGHLSWHCGTQADDPMPTAKSSSSSPAPRFASLIGLVDAPSDRPPTCPVTVNHQDVEALLDSGSRATLVRKDLIGPLGLTPGKVLPVSCVHGDTRDYPIVELTMTTTRGTILTEVGVVDSLPVPILIGRDFPAFHLLWRETQERLSRVPRKRRGRTHPDNIHVKPSELRSPACALAGMTGAQADTEAGPDTGEDNMAQESAPISSEEDIPGIDTLPPLTGQYGTAQLQDPTLTNALRNVQVLEGVVLGDRTNPTYPHFAVSRGLVYQVVKKNDEVHEQLLVPQSYRATVLHLAHTHPLGAHLGVEKTKERILQRFFWPGVHKEIENFCRSCPECQQVAPKPTYRNPLIPLPIIDTPFERIGLDIVGPLPKSARGHQYILVILDYATRYPEAIPLRKATARHIANELFLLSTSLGIPKEILTDQGTPFMSRVMKELCALLKIKQLRTSVYHPQTDGLVERFNKTLKSMLRKAVGEDGRNWDHLLPYLLFAVREVPQSSTGFSPFELLLSYRPRGLLDIAKEAWEEQPCQQRTLIEHVGAMRERMKAIYPMMREHMETTQRQQQASYNRSAQPREFKPGDKVLVLVPTVECKFLATWQGPYEVIERVGEVNYKVRQPGKRKREQIYHVNLLKKWHAREALFSCPTPTESKEPGREEVQVGPSLSPHQRQMARELVDRNRDVFSSLPGHTEVTQHEIRTVPGKTVNQRPYRVPEAHKGAIQEEVPLTPASKEKTAFATQEGLYQYTRLPFGLHGAPATFQRLMDRVLAPHKRYAAAYLDDVVIHSPDWDSHLPRVQAVIDSIRDAGLTANPKKCRLAFSETNYLGYTIGRGLVKPQEAKLRAIQDWPQPITKKQVRTFLGLAGYYRRFIMGFATIAAPLTELTTKRHSRMVRWNPAAEAAFSHLKRALCSGPVLVAPDFRKEFIVQADASEVGLGAVLAQTREGEEHPILYISRKLLPREKNYSTVEKECLAVTWALESLRFYLLGRQFTVVSDHAPLQWMAKNKETNRRITRWFLSLQAFNFSVVHRAGKSHSNADALSRRDAFYTSYTSTRTSVSRGGDV
- the LOC120809851 gene encoding uncharacterized protein LOC120809851 isoform X4, translating into MSEEDTERLIQHFSRLTVGPSLDKMEEILKTLIAGQQAQMQTNLALLEEQKKANLLRAEELQLQKQMADRNVRPINASNYLSKMGATDDVEAFLHAFEATATREAWPRDQWVGLLAPFLTGEALNAVRDLGPDQATDYDALKTEILSRNGITKFGMAQRFHNWTFQPDQPPRAQMHELVRITRKWLEPQRNTAPAVVEAVVVDRYLRALPYEAKRFLSQQALTTADLTVEAVEKYQATADMLRASRREPRSMALPQTETTRPKVTNPASSRAPGGARNPLGPKEIHQERETRQCYRCGGVGHLSWHCGTQADDPMPTAKSSSSSPAPRFASLIGLVDAPSDRPPTCPVTVNHQDVEALLDSGSRATLVRKDLIGPLGLTPGKVLPVSCVHGDTRDYPIVELTMTTTRGTILTEVGVVDSLPVPILIGRDFPAFHLLWRETQERLSRVPRKRRGRTHPDNIHVKPSELRSPACALAGMTGAQADTEAGPDTGEDNMAQESAPISSEEDIPGIDTLPPLTGQYGTAQLQDPTLTNALRNVQVLEGVVLGDRTNPTYPHFAVSRGLVYQVVKKNDEVHEQLLVPQSYRATVLHLAHTHPLGAHLGVEKTKERILQRFFWPGVHKEIENFCRSCPECQQVAPKPTYRNPLIPLPIIDTPFERIGLDIVGPLPKSARGHQYILVILDYATRYPEAIPLRKATARHIANELFLLSTSLGIPKEILTDQGTPFMSRVMKELCALLKIKQLRTSVYHPQTDGLVERFNKTLKSMLRKAVGEDGRNWDHLLPYLLFAVREVPQSSTGFSPFELLLSYRPRGLLDIAKEAWEEQPCQQRTLIEHVGAMRERMKAIYPMMREHMETTQRQQQASYNRSAQPREFKPGDKVLVLVPTVECKFLATWQGPYEVIERVGEVNYKVRQPGKRKREQIYHVNLLKKWHAREALFSCPTPTESKEPGREEVQVGPSLSPHQRQMARELVDRNRDVFSSLPGHTEVTQHEIRTVPGKTVNQRPYRVPEAHKGAIQEEVRKMLELGVIEESQSAWASPIVLVPKPDGSIRFCNDFRKLNEVSEFDAYPMPRVDDLVDSLGCARFITTLDLTKGYWQVPLTPASKEKTAFATQEGLYQYTRLPFGLHGAPATFQRLMDRVLAPHKRAHSKPQEVQAGFQRDKLPGVHHWEGFGQAPGSQVAGHTGLATAHHQETGEDIFRPSRLLPTFYYGFCHHSSPSNRTDHQTALPNGEVEPCGGGGLQPPEAGSVLRSSPGGTRLPEGIHRTGGRFRGGSGCGTRPDT
- the LOC120809851 gene encoding uncharacterized protein LOC120809851 isoform X3 — encoded protein: MSEEDTERLIQHFSRLTVGPSLDKMEEILKTLIAGQQAQMQTNLALLEEQKKANLLRAEELQLQKQMADRNVRPINASNYLSKMGATDDVEAFLHAFEATATREAWPRDQWVGLLAPFLTGEALNAVRDLGPDQATDYDALKTEILSRNGITKFGMAQRFHNWTFQPDQPPRAQMHELVRITRKWLEPQRNTAPAVVEAVVVDRYLRALPYEAKRFLSQQALTTADLTVEAVEKYQATADMLRASRREPRSMALPQTETTRPKVTNPASSRAPGGARNPLGPKEIHQERETRQCYRCGGVGHLSWHCGTQADDPMPTAKSSSSSPAPRFASLIGLVDAPSDRPPTCPVTVNHQDVEALLDSGSRATLVRKDLIGPLGLTPGKVLPVSCVHGDTRDYPIVELTMTTTRGTILTEVGVVDSLPVPILIGRDFPAFHLLWRETQERLSRVPRKRRGRTHPDNIHVKPSELRSPACALAGMTGAQADTEAGPDTGEDNMAQESAPISSEEDIPGIDTLPPLTGQYGTAQLQDPTLTNALRNVQVLEGVVLGDRTNPTYPHFAVSRGLVYQVVKKNDEVHEQLLVPQSYRATVLHLAHTHPLGAHLGVEKTKERILQRFFWPGVHKEIENFCRSCPECQQVAPKPTYRNPLIPLPIIDTPFERIGLDIVGPLPKSARGHQYILVILDYATRYPEAIPLRKATARHIANELFLLSTSLGIPKEILTDQGTPFMSRVMKELCALLKIKQLRTSVYHPQTDGLVERFNKTLKSMLRKAVGEDGRNWDHLLPYLLFAVREVPQSSTGFSPFELLLSYRPRGLLDIAKEAWEEQPCQQRTLIEHVGAMRERMKAIYPMMREHMETTQRQQQASYNRSAQPREFKPGDKVLVLVPTVECKFLATWQGPYEVIERVGEVNYKVRQPGKRKREQIYHVNLLKKWHAREALFSCPTPTESKEPGREEVQVGPSLSPHQRQMARELVDRNRDVFSSLPGHTEVTQHEIRTVPGKTVNQRPYRVPEAHKGAIQEEVRKMLELGVIEESQSAWASPIVLVPKPDGSIRFCNDFRKLNEVSEFDAYPMPRVDDLVDSLGCARFITTLDLTKGYWQVPLTPASKEKTAFATQEGLYQYTRLPFGLHGAPATFQRLMDRVLAPHKRYAAAYLDDVVIHSPDWDSHLPRVQAVIDSIRDAGLTANPKKCRLAFSETNYLGYTIGRGLVKPQEAKLRAIQDWPQPITKKQGGQEPQQRGCTLQTGRLLHLLHIDEDVGLEGGGCVMSREAWSWKGDTFTGDGSNYGSICWCPETQSIPLTPETHQGVTTRRPS
- the LOC120809851 gene encoding uncharacterized protein LOC120809851 isoform X1; translation: MSEEDTERLIQHFSRLTVGPSLDKMEEILKTLIAGQQAQMQTNLALLEEQKKANLLRAEELQLQKQMADRNVRPINASNYLSKMGATDDVEAFLHAFEATATREAWPRDQWVGLLAPFLTGEALNAVRDLGPDQATDYDALKTEILSRNGITKFGMAQRFHNWTFQPDQPPRAQMHELVRITRKWLEPQRNTAPAVVEAVVVDRYLRALPYEAKRFLSQQALTTADLTVEAVEKYQATADMLRASRREPRSMALPQTETTRPKVTNPASSRAPGGARNPLGPKEIHQERETRQCYRCGGVGHLSWHCGTQADDPMPTAKSSSSSPAPRFASLIGLVDAPSDRPPTCPVTVNHQDVEALLDSGSRATLVRKDLIGPLGLTPGKVLPVSCVHGDTRDYPIVELTMTTTRGTILTEVGVVDSLPVPILIGRDFPAFHLLWRETQERLSRVPRKRRGMTGAQADTEAGPDTGEDNMAQESAPISSEEDIPGIDTLPPLTGQYGTAQLQDPTLTNALRNVQVLEGVVLGDRTNPTYPHFAVSRGLVYQVVKKNDEVHEQLLVPQSYRATVLHLAHTHPLGAHLGVEKTKERILQRFFWPGVHKEIENFCRSCPECQQVAPKPTYRNPLIPLPIIDTPFERIGLDIVGPLPKSARGHQYILVILDYATRYPEAIPLRKATARHIANELFLLSTSLGIPKEILTDQGTPFMSRVMKELCALLKIKQLRTSVYHPQTDGLVERFNKTLKSMLRKAVGEDGRNWDHLLPYLLFAVREVPQSSTGFSPFELLLSYRPRGLLDIAKEAWEEQPCQQRTLIEHVGAMRERMKAIYPMMREHMETTQRQQQASYNRSAQPREFKPGDKVLVLVPTVECKFLATWQGPYEVIERVGEVNYKVRQPGKRKREQIYHVNLLKKWHAREALFSCPTPTESKEPGREEVQVGPSLSPHQRQMARELVDRNRDVFSSLPGHTEVTQHEIRTVPGKTVNQRPYRVPEAHKGAIQEEVRKMLELGVIEESQSAWASPIVLVPKPDGSIRFCNDFRKLNEVSEFDAYPMPRVDDLVDSLGCARFITTLDLTKGYWQVPLTPASKEKTAFATQEGLYQYTRLPFGLHGAPATFQRLMDRVLAPHKRYAAAYLDDVVIHSPDWDSHLPRVQAVIDSIRDAGLTANPKKCRLAFSETNYLGYTIGRGLVKPQEAKLRAIQDWPQPITKKQVRTFLGLAGYYRRFIMGFATIAAPLTELTTKRHSRMVRWNPAAEAAFSHLKRALCSGPVLVAPDFRKEFIVQADASEVGLGAVLAQTREGEEHPILYISRKLLPREKNYSTVEKECLAVTWALESLRFYLLGRQFTVVSDHAPLQWMAKNKETNRRITRWFLSLQAFNFSVVHRAGKSHSNADALSRRDAFYTSYTSTRTSVSRGGDV
- the LOC120809851 gene encoding uncharacterized protein LOC120809851 isoform X5, which gives rise to MSEEDTERLIQHFSRLTVGPSLDKMEEILKTLIAGQQAQMQTNLALLEEQKKANLLRAEELQLQKQMADRNVRPINASNYLSKMGATDDVEAFLHAFEATATREAWPRDQWVGLLAPFLTGEALNAVRDLGPDQATDYDALKTEILSRNGITKFGMAQRFHNWTFQPDQPPRAQMHELVRITRKWLEPQRNTAPAVVEAVVVDRYLRALPYEAKRFLSQQALTTADLTVEAVEKYQATADMLRASRREPRSMALPQTETTRPKVTNPASSRAPGGARNPLGPKEIHQERETRQCYRCGGVGHLSWHCGTQADDPMPTAKSSSSSPAPRFASLIGLVDAPSDRPPTCPVTVNHQDVEALLDSGSRATLVRKDLIGPLGLTPGKVLPVSCVHGDTRDYPIVELTMTTTRGTILTEVGVVDSLPVPILIGRDFPAFHLLWRETQERLSRVPRKRRGRTHPDNIHVKPSELRSPACALAGMTGAQADTEAGPDTGEDNMAQESAPISSEEDIPGIDTLPPLTGQYGTAQLQDPTLTNALRNVQVLEGVVLGDRTNPTYPHFAVSRGLVYQVVKKNDEVHEQLLVPQSYRATVLHLAHTHPLGAHLGVEKTKERILQRFFWPGVHKEIENFCRSCPECQQVAPKPTYRNPLIPLPIIDTPFERIGLDIVGPLPKSARGHQYILVILDYATRYPEAIPLRKATARHIANELFLLSTSLGIPKEILTDQGTPFMSRVMKELCALLKIKQLRTSVYHPQTDGLVERFNKTLKSMLRKAVGEDGRNWDHLLPYLLFAVREVPQSSTGFSPFELLLSYRPRGLLDIAKEAWEEQPCQQRTLIEHVGAMRERMKAIYPMMREHMETTQRQQQASYNRSAQPREFKPGDKVLVLVPTVECKFLATWQGPYEVIERVGEVNYKVRQPGKRKREQIYHVNLLKKWHAREALFSCPTPTESKEPGREEVQVGPSLSPHQRQMARELVDRNRDVFSSLPGHTEVTQHEIRTVPGKTVNQRPYRVPEAHKGAIQEEVRKMLELGVIEESQSAWASPIVLVPKPDGSIRFCNDFRKLNEVSEFDAYPMPRVDDLVDSLGCARFITTLDLTKGYWQVPLTPASKEKTAFATQEGLYQYTRLPFGLHGAPATFQRLMDRVLAPHKRAHSKPQEVQAGFQRDKLPGVHHWEGFGQAPGSQVAGHTGLATAHHQETGRARATATRMHSPDGTPSTPPTHRRGRRSRGGGMCDVTRGLVLEGRYVHRRWL